A genome region from Syntrophaceae bacterium includes the following:
- a CDS encoding ribulose-phosphate 3-epimerase translates to MKKQIAPSILSADFSRLGEEIKAVEKAGADLIHVDVMDGHYVPNITIGPGVVASLRKTTKLPFDVHLMIEEPDRYIDAFAEAGSDIITVHAEAVIHLHRTVHYIKGRGIKAGVSLNPSTPLSCIEEILPDIDLLLIMTVNPGFGGQTFIPGMLPKIRKAREKVRSLGLGTAIEVDGGVTPENIGSLAEAGADIFVAGAAVFGSPSYADTIARMKAILGGTR, encoded by the coding sequence ATGAAAAAGCAGATCGCCCCGTCCATCCTCTCCGCCGATTTCAGCAGGCTGGGGGAGGAGATCAAGGCCGTGGAGAAGGCCGGCGCCGATCTCATCCACGTGGACGTCATGGACGGCCACTACGTCCCGAACATCACGATCGGCCCCGGCGTCGTCGCGTCCCTGCGAAAGACGACAAAACTCCCCTTCGACGTGCATCTCATGATCGAGGAGCCGGACCGCTACATCGATGCCTTTGCCGAGGCCGGCAGCGACATCATCACGGTCCACGCCGAGGCGGTCATCCACCTGCACCGGACGGTGCACTACATCAAAGGAAGGGGGATCAAGGCCGGGGTGTCCCTGAACCCCTCGACGCCGCTGTCCTGCATCGAGGAGATCCTGCCGGACATCGACCTGCTGCTGATCATGACGGTGAACCCCGGGTTCGGCGGACAGACGTTCATCCCGGGGATGCTGCCCAAGATCCGAAAGGCCCGGGAAAAGGTGCGCAGCCTCGGCCTGGGGACGGCCATCGAGGTCGACGGGGGGGTCACGCCGGAGAACATCGGAAGCCTCGCAGAGGCCGGCGCAGACATCTTCGTGGCCGGCGCCGCCGTGTTCGGCAGCCCGTCTTATGCTGACACGATTGCCCGGATGAAAGCGATACTCGGCGGGACGCGATAG
- a CDS encoding bifunctional oligoribonuclease/PAP phosphatase NrnA: protein MAQNGTNNQTRLERLYEVVRGKRKVLIVTHNHPDPDALAAAFALKYLLHAKWKVGAIIASSGVVGRAENRAMIRHLKIDLRSLSEVNLGNFSVIALVDTQPGAGNNSLPRSVIPDIVIDHHMPFRARTRQAKYYDIRTDYGSTSTILAEYLRDAGITEVDRKVATALLYGVRSDTRDLGRGVSVKDIDACMYYYNRVLFRLLSQIEHPEVPRDYLSMLEKAISSARLYRDAVILNLGHVEHLEIIAEMADLIVRTEGVKWVLSMGEFVGDVYFSLRTKRRRGSADRIAQKMVADLGTGGGHEMMAGGKVPAGEKPRHTFEELTEILVARFLKAIKRKDSKAESLLAYSREAAGPRKAEPVEAPGEERKLGS, encoded by the coding sequence ATGGCTCAGAACGGCACGAACAACCAGACCCGTCTCGAAAGGCTCTACGAGGTCGTTCGGGGCAAGCGCAAGGTCCTGATTGTCACGCACAATCACCCCGACCCCGATGCGCTTGCCGCGGCGTTTGCTCTCAAGTACCTCCTCCATGCGAAGTGGAAGGTTGGTGCGATCATCGCCTCGAGCGGCGTCGTGGGACGCGCCGAGAACCGGGCCATGATCCGCCACCTGAAAATCGACCTCCGCTCCCTCTCCGAGGTCAATCTCGGCAATTTCAGCGTCATTGCCCTCGTGGACACGCAGCCGGGGGCCGGGAACAACTCGCTGCCCCGCTCCGTCATCCCCGACATCGTCATCGACCATCACATGCCCTTCCGGGCCAGGACCCGCCAGGCGAAGTACTACGACATCCGGACCGATTACGGGAGCACCTCGACGATCCTCGCGGAGTACCTGCGGGACGCGGGCATCACGGAGGTGGACCGGAAGGTGGCCACGGCGCTTCTCTACGGGGTCCGTTCCGACACCCGTGACCTCGGGCGCGGGGTGAGCGTGAAAGACATCGACGCCTGCATGTACTACTACAACAGGGTTCTCTTCCGCCTCCTGTCGCAGATTGAGCATCCGGAAGTGCCTCGGGACTACCTGAGCATGCTGGAGAAGGCCATCAGCAGCGCCCGGCTCTACAGGGACGCGGTCATCCTGAACCTGGGCCATGTGGAACACCTGGAAATCATCGCGGAGATGGCCGATCTCATCGTCCGCACCGAGGGGGTCAAGTGGGTCCTCTCCATGGGTGAATTCGTCGGGGACGTCTATTTCTCGCTTCGGACGAAGAGGCGCCGGGGATCGGCGGACCGGATCGCCCAGAAAATGGTGGCGGACTTGGGGACCGGCGGCGGGCACGAGATGATGGCCGGCGGGAAGGTCCCGGCAGGCGAGAAGCCCCGCCACACCTTCGAGGAACTGACGGAGATCCTGGTGGCGAGATTCCTCAAGGCCATCAAGCGCAAAGACTCGAAGGCGGAAAGCCTTTTGGCCTACAGCCGCGAGGCCGCCGGGCCGCGGAAGGCGGAGCCGGTTGAGGCACCCGGTGAAGAAAGGAAGTTGGGAAGTTGA
- a CDS encoding 3-deoxy-D-manno-octulosonic acid transferase, whose amino-acid sequence MLYNLVLLAGFALLAPYYAFKILVAGKYRRSIGPKLGRMPRETLSAIQGRPRVWVHAVSVGEVTAAAPIVAALRGKLPQASIVLSTGTETGQAMARKLVPQATAFMYFPLDLPWVVKGVIGRISPDIVVLTETELWPNFLRCCVRRGIPAVMVNGRISPRSFRRYSRTAFFWKGVLASVERFGVISAVDAERLRSIGAAPEKVSVMGNAKYDSLASRVSGELWSLKAAQLRVPPGMPVFVAGSTHEGEETVVLSVYRELLRDFPDLRLILVPRHPERGAAVRDLAAAQGHACILMSEIRAGREPEGEVVVVDVIGELFGLYSLASVVYCGGSLVPKGGQNILEPAAWGKVVFYGPSMEDFLDEKALLEEAGAGICVRDERELLDGMKRILSDPEELRRRGSEGQRRVLSSRGAAERYAAMIIRALGDRQQASGGRQSGLGG is encoded by the coding sequence ATGCTCTACAACCTTGTCCTGCTGGCGGGCTTCGCGCTCCTTGCGCCGTATTACGCATTCAAGATTCTCGTGGCGGGGAAGTACCGCCGCAGCATCGGGCCGAAGCTGGGCAGGATGCCCCGGGAGACCCTTTCCGCCATCCAGGGCCGTCCGCGGGTCTGGGTCCATGCCGTCTCCGTGGGCGAGGTCACGGCGGCGGCACCCATCGTGGCAGCGTTGAGGGGGAAACTCCCCCAGGCTTCCATTGTCCTTTCCACCGGAACGGAGACGGGCCAGGCCATGGCGAGAAAGCTCGTCCCCCAGGCAACGGCCTTCATGTATTTCCCCCTCGACCTTCCCTGGGTCGTCAAGGGTGTCATCGGCAGGATTTCCCCCGACATCGTCGTCCTGACGGAAACGGAGCTGTGGCCCAACTTCCTGCGGTGCTGCGTCAGGCGCGGAATCCCCGCCGTCATGGTCAACGGGCGGATCTCCCCCCGCTCGTTCCGGCGGTATTCGCGGACGGCCTTTTTCTGGAAGGGGGTCCTCGCGTCGGTTGAGCGGTTCGGCGTGATCTCCGCGGTGGATGCCGAGCGCCTCCGCTCGATCGGGGCCGCGCCGGAGAAGGTCTCCGTCATGGGGAACGCCAAGTACGACAGTCTCGCCTCGCGGGTCAGCGGCGAGCTCTGGTCCCTCAAAGCCGCACAGCTCAGGGTGCCGCCCGGCATGCCCGTATTCGTGGCCGGCAGCACCCACGAGGGGGAAGAGACGGTTGTCTTGAGCGTGTACCGCGAGCTGCTGCGCGACTTTCCGGACCTGCGGCTCATTCTCGTCCCCCGTCACCCCGAGCGGGGTGCGGCCGTGCGCGATCTGGCCGCGGCCCAGGGGCATGCCTGCATCCTGATGAGCGAGATCCGGGCGGGCCGGGAGCCGGAGGGCGAGGTGGTCGTGGTCGACGTGATCGGCGAGCTCTTCGGCCTCTACAGCCTTGCTTCCGTGGTCTACTGCGGCGGGAGCCTCGTGCCGAAAGGGGGGCAGAACATCCTGGAGCCCGCCGCCTGGGGCAAGGTCGTCTTCTACGGGCCTTCCATGGAGGACTTCCTGGACGAAAAGGCGCTCCTGGAGGAGGCCGGTGCCGGCATCTGCGTGCGCGACGAGAGGGAACTCCTCGACGGGATGAAACGCATCCTTTCGGATCCGGAAGAGCTCAGGCGCCGCGGGTCCGAGG